The Streptomyces collinus DNA segment TCGAGTACGAGGAGACGCCCGTGAGGTCGATCCCGTTGGCCCGGGCCTGGATGACGTCCTGCTCGGCGACCGGACCCACGGTCGCCTGACCGCTGGCGAGCAGCTTGGTGTTCTGCGCGGTGTCGCCGGTGCCGGGCTTGAGGACGACGTTCAGGCAGAGGTCTTTGAAGTAGCCGAGCTTGGCGGCGGCGACGTACTCGAGGATCGACACGGACGACTGGTACTGGTAGCCCGACAGGTAGGTGATCGTGCCGGCGTCCTTGTTCTCGGCGCAACGCTTCGCGGAGATCGCGGACCCTGCCGAGCCCGCCGAGGTGTCAGCGGCGGAGTCCGCGCCGCATCCCGTGAGGACGGTGGTCAAGGCGACGGCGGCGAGCGTGGTTCTGATGAGGCCGGGGTGTGGCATGGGTGACTCCAGACTGGCGGTGGCCGCCGGGGAGGGTGCGGAGGAGGGCATGGGTCTCCGAGCGCCCCGCCATCGCGGGCCACGGGCTGAACGAGGAAGGGGGAACGGGGAAGCGGGAAACGTCAGTTGTGCTCGCTGTCGTGCCAGTGCAGCACGCGGCGTTCGACCAGCGTCACGGCGAGCAGCAGCAGCACGCCCATGACGGCCAGGACGAGGATCGAGGCGTATACGACCGGCAGCTGGTTCATGGACGAGGCCGTGCTGATCGCGGTGCCGAGGCCACGGGTGGATCCCGACGCCGACATCTCGGCCACCACGGCGCCGACGATCGACAGCGGGAAGACGATGCGCAGCGCCGCGAACAGGAACGGCAGGGCGTTGGGGATGCGTACGTGCCACAGCAGCTCGAAGCGGCCGGCATCCATCGTCCGGTACACCTGCAGCACCTGCAGCGGCACGGATCCCAGGCCGGCCGCGGTGTTGATGAGAATCGGGAAGAAGCAGATCAGGCCGGCGATGATGAGCTTGGGCAGCGGACCGAAGCCGAAGGCCACGACCAGGGCAGGTGCGATCGCCACGAGCGGGGTGACGTTGAGGACGACCGCCATCGGCATGACCGCCCGGCGCAGGAGCGGCAGTTCACTCGTCAGCACCGCGAGGACGAACGCGGCGACGAACCCGATTGCGAGGCCACCTGTCGCCTCGCCCACGGTCACCAGGGCGTTGTCGACGTAGTAGCCGAACTGGGTGGTGAGCGAGCTGCCGATCTTCGGCAGCGGCGGCAGCAGGTAGGGCAGTTCCTGGGCTGCCCACTGCCACAGGACGGCGAGGAACGCCAGCATCACGAGGAGGGGCGCCCACACGGAGGGGCGGATCCACGCGATCCGGGACTTCGGATGCCTGAGGCTGAAGCGCGACGGTTCGACGGGCCGCTCGCTCTCGGTGGCCAGGGGAGCGCGTTCGTCGGTCACGGTCATCTCCAGGCCCCCACTCACGCGGCTTCGCCGCGCCAGGCACGGCGCAGTCGGTCTCGGATCAGGTCCTCGTACTCGTGGAAGCGGCGCTCCCCGAAGAGGCGGTCACCGCGTGGCCGTGGCAGGTCGACATCGATGACGTCCACGATGCGGCCGGGGCGCGGGGCCATGACGACCACGGTGTCGGAGAGCCGGACGGCCTCGGACACGGAGTGCGTGACGAACAGCACCGTCGTCTTCAACTCGTCCCACAGATCCAGGAGTTGGTCCTGCAGGCTCTCGCGGGTGAACTCGTCGAGTGCCGAGAACGGCTCGTCCATGACGAGTACGTCGGGCCGCAGTCCGAAGGCGCGGACGATCGCCGCACGCTGCCGCATGCCACCGGAAATCTCCGCGGGGAGCTTGTGCATGGCCTCGCCGAGACCGGCCTTGACGAGGAGCTCCCGCATGTCGGGGACGGATGGCGTGGACTGCACGGACTGCACGAATTCGTGCTCCGCAAGGCCGGCGATGCGCTCGCGGCGCCTGGCCGACCCCTTGTTGATCTTCTGCGGCAGAGTGACGTTCCGGAGCACGGACAGCCACGGCAGCAGGGCGGGGCTCTGCGGCACGAGCCCGATCATCTTGGCGGCGCACGCCTGCGCGGGCGGGACGCCGTGCACCCGGACCTCACCCCGGTCGGGCCGCTCAAGGCCGGCCGCGAGGCGCAGCAGTGTCGACTTGCCGCAGCCGCTGGGCCCGATGAGGCTGACGAAGCGGCCGGACGGCACCGTCAGATCAACGTCGTCGAGGGCATTCGTCGCGGACGGTCCGAATCCGTAGACCCGGTGCACCGACCGCAACTCAAGTGCTGGCGTACCAGTCACCTTCACGCTCCCATCCATGTCGCGAGCGCGAAGGCTCGATCCTGGAAGTCGGAGAGCGTGCGTAGCGAGTGCGAGACTGCGACGCGGAAATCCGCTTAGGTGCTCCGGACACTAGGAGCCCTGTGTTACGGCGCCCGACCGCACAATGTTTCGCGGACTTTACGTTCGACCGCCCGGTGTTACGACCGTGCTCCCGTCGAAGACGTAGACCTCGATGCCGAGATCCGCCGCTGCACGCGCCACCCACCCACCCAGAGCCTGCACGATCACCTCGGTGACGAGCAGCACCGCACGCTCGGCGGTCGGCACCGAGTCCCGCAGCCAGAGCAGCTTGAACATGTCCGCCATGACCTTGTTGCGGTACGCGGGCTTGTAGCCCCCCTGATTGCTGACGAGCTGAACGAGCACACGACCCGCCGCGTCGATCCCCTCGACCTCGACACGACTGTTGTCGGGCAGCATGAGCGGCTTCGGCCGCAGACTGACGCCGAGCCGGTCACCGAGCGCCAGCAGCATCCGGCGTTCGATGGACCCCTCGGTGAAGCGGCTCCACTCGGTAGGAGCGTCAAGGACTGTAAGGTGCACGCGCCGGAGTCTAGGAAACGCCCGTTTCGCCCGTGTTTCACGCTGCCGAAGGCCCCCACGCCGATCGTCGGCCACTACGAGAGGCCAGAGGCCGACAGACGTGATCCTGCCTCCGGAGATCAGGCTCGTACGTCCCGCTGCTGAACTTCCTTGAGGACTCCGGCCACCGTCGCGAAGTCATTGTCCACGTGGAGGACGGTGTGCCCATGGTGTACAGCTGTCGCACACACCAACAGGTCGATCGCTCCCGCCGCCCGATGCTGGCCCCTCTGGGTCAGTTTGTACTGGGCGGTGTCGACCCACCGCCAGGCGTTCTTGGGAACCGGAGAGAGCAGGCAGAGCGCGTCCAGCTCCTCTGCCAGCTCATCTCGGTGAGACGGGCTGGTCGCCGAGTAGAGAAATTCGGCACGTGTCGGCTCGCAGAGGTGGAACACCCCGGCGGCGATGTGCCCTTCCCAGGGGCGCAGCGCACCTGGAGTACGGAACAGGTGCCACAGAGCCGAGGTGTCCAGCAGATACGTGATCACCCGAAGGCCTCGCGTCGCGCACGCTTCTCAGCGTCATGCGCCGCCGCGGCCTGCTCGAACTCGCCACGCGAACCTCGCGCGGCGAGCTTCTCCGCTGCCTCAAGTCTCTTGATCCGCGCCACGTAATCCCGAAGGGCCGCGTTGACGGTCTCCTTCTTTGTCGTGGCACCCATGAGCCGCATGGCCTCGGCCAGCGCCTCGTCGTCGAGATCAATCTGCGTGACGGACACCGGACACCTCCAACATCCACAATGTATGCATCCAAGATACATCGCCAACATTGAATACGGCCACCAGTCACAGCAGGCCACTCAAGGGAGGTGCGCAGGATGTCGAGGCGCTCCCATTCGGACTGCTTACCGAAGCAGGGCGGATCAGCGGGGCCTGCCGCATCCCGACACGAATCACCCCTTGAGGCCTATGACCGATTTGACCGGAATCAGCGTCCGGAATCTGCACTGCCGATCACGAAAGCACCCGTCGAGACGCGCTACCAGCGTCCCTCAAATCGCCGCCCCACCAGCATAGTTGCCGGTCAGATCGATTCTCCTCGCGTAGCGAGTGGTGGGGCGGGTGGGACTCGAACCCACGGCCGACGGATTATGAGTCCGCTGCTCTAACCGGCTGAGCTACCGCCCCATAGCGGCGTGTCGCGTACATGTGTGCGCGCCGTCTGCCGCAGCATAGCCGCTCATACGATCTCCTGCTTCGGCTGGGCGGCTTCGCGCGGCCTACATGACCTTGAGGACTGCGCCGGGTGCCGCGCGGTTCCCGGACAGCGGATCGGACATGAAAAAGGACCCCTGAGAGGGGTCCTCGTTCAACCTGCTCCCCCGACTGGACTCGAACCAGTAACCTGCCGGTTAACAGCCGGCTGCTCTGCCAATTGAGCTACGGAGGACCGAGCTCCCCGGACTGGACTCGAACCAGTAACCTGCCGGTTAACAGCCGGCTGCTCTGCCAATTGAGCTACCGAGGAAGGTCTCGTTTTGCATCGAACGCACCTACCTGGGTATCCGCCAGGGGGCGCGCGTTCGCTGCGACACATACATTAGCGCAAGCAGGGGGGTGCTTCGCCAATCGGTACTCCCCGGCACCGACGCCGCACCGGAGACCTACGCAAGGAAAGGGTGGCCGCCATGCGTTACCGGCTCACGTTCGTCGCCGGAGTCGTCCTGGGTTACGTGCTGGGCACGAGGGCCGGGCGCGAGCGCTACGAGCAGCTGAAGAAGTCAGCCCGGCAGTTCGCTCAGAACCCCGCGGTCCGCAACACCGCCGAGACGGCGGCCCATCAGGGCCGTGAGTTCGCGGGCAAGGCGTACCACGTGGTGAGCGACAAGGTCGGCGACCGAGTCCCCGACTCGGTGGCGGACCGGGTCCGTCACCTCCGCGACCGAGCCACCCACAACGGCGGCGAGGACGACTGGGGCACGACCAATACCTGATCTCCTGATGCCGAGCAGCCCCGGACCCCCTGAACGGGGGCGCGGGGCTGTATCGATGTGCGGCTCCGCCGCGTGGGCGCGACCAGCCCCGACGCACCCGCACGCTGAACCCGGCGACACACCCCCACGGCGCCCACGGCTCCAGCCGGCGCAGCGGTGCGGCAGAATTTTGGCCATGGGGATAGTCGCCGGGTTGGACAGTTCACCCGATTTCACTCGTATCGTCGTCTGTGACACGGACACCGGAGCCGTGCTCAGGCAGGGATATGCACCGCATCCGGTGGAGAGCCCCGCGGGCGGTGGCCGGCCGTCGGACGTCGATCCGCAGGCCTGGCTGCTCTCCCTGGGCGAGGCCGCGGGCGGTGGGCTGCTCGAAGGTGTGCAGGCGATCGGCGTCTCGACGCAGCAGAACGCCGTCGTGCCACTGGACGCGCAGGGCAACACCGTGCGGCCGGCGATGGTCGGCGGTGACAAGCGGACGCAGGTCGCCGCGGCCGACCTGGTCGACGCGCTCGGCGGGCGTGAGGCGTGGGCGCAGGCCGTGGGCTGTGTGCCGCAGGCCGCGCAGCCCGTCACGAAGCTGCGCTGGATGGCCCGGACCGAGCCGGAGAACGCGCAGCGCACCGCGATCCTCCTCCAGGCACACGACTGGCTGGTGTGGCAGCTGCTGGGCCGGCCGGTCAGGAGGACCACCGACCGGGGCGGGGCGTCCGGCACCGGCTACTGGTCGGCGGCGACCGGCGGCTACCGGACCGACCTCGTGGAGCTGGCGCTCGGGCACCAGGCGATGCTGCCGGAGGTGATCGGCCCGGCGGAGGCGGCCGGTAGGACGCCGGAGGGGCTGCTGATCTCCGTGGGCACCGGCGAGACCATGGCGGCGGCCTTCGGTCTCGGCATCGGCCTCGGTGACGCGGTGGTGTCGCTGGGCGCGTCCGGGTCCGTGATGGCCGTGCATCCCGAGGCCCTGGTCGACGGGTCGGGCATGATCACCGCGCTCGCGGACGCGACCGGCATGCACCTGCCCGTCGTCACCACGCTGAACGCCGTACGGACCCTGCGCGGGGCCGCCGAGCTGCTCGGGCTGCCCGATCTGGAGAGCCTGTCCGACCTGGCGATGAAGTCGACGCCCGGCTCGCACGGGCTGGTGCTGCTGCCCTATCTGGAGGGCGAGCGGACGCCGAACCTGCCGCACACCGCCGGGACCCTGGCCGGGCTGCGGCGCGAGTCGATGAAGGCGGAGCACCTGGCGCGGGCGGCGTTCGAGGGGATGCTGTGCGGGCTCGCGGACGCGCTGGACGTGCTGCGCGGCCGGGGTGTGGAGGTGCGCCGGGTGTTCCTGCTCGGGCCGGCCGCCGAGCTGCCCGCGGTCCAGGCGGCGGCACCCGCGCTGTTCGGGACGCAGGTCGTGGTGCCGCAGCCGGCGGACTACGCGGCGATCGGCGCCGCCCGTCAGGCGGCCTGGGCGCTGGGGGCGTCGCAGGGCACGCTCGACGTGCGGAACCCGCCGGTCTGGCAGGGTGCGGTGGCGCAGGTGCTGGAGCCTGGGGACGAACTGGCCGTGGGGCAGGCGGTGCGGCAGCAGTTCGTGGCGGTGCGGGAGCAGACGCATCCCGGAGCCCTCTGACCTTTTGACCGCCCGTTGGGTTAATTCGGTTGAGGTAACGCGGGTGGAGTGTTCGACGATAGGGGCCAGGGGCAACCACTCGCCCCGTCGCCCACTCCGAGAGAAGCAGCGTGCTCATACGACTTCTGCGGACCTATCTCAGGCCCTATCAGAGACCCATCGCCCTGCTGGTACTGCTGCAGTTCCTGCAGACCTGCGCCACGCTCTACCTGCCCACGCTCAACGCCGACATCATCGACCAGGGTGTCGTGAACGGCGACACCGGCTACATCCTGGGCTACGGCGGTCTGATGATCGGCATCTCGCTGGTCCAGGTCGTGTGCAACATCGGTGCCGTGTACTACGGCGCCCGTACGGCGGCGGCGCTGGGGCGGGACGTGCGCGGTGCCGTGTTCGACCGGGTGCAGTCGTTCTCCGCGCGTGAGGTCGGCCACTTCGGGGCGCCGTCGCTGATCACCCGGACGACGAACGACGTCCAGCAGGTGCAGATGCTGGCGCTGATGACGTTCACGCTGCTGGTGTCGGCGCCGATCATGTGCGTGGGCGGCATCGTGCTGGCGCTCGGGCTCGACGTGCCGTTGTCCGGGGTGCTGGTGGCGGTCGTGCCGGTGCTGGGCATCTGCGTGACGCTGATCGTGCGGCGGCTGCGGCCGCTGTTCCGTGCGATGCAGGAGCGGCTGGACTCGGTGAACCGGGTGCTGCGCGAGCAGATCACCGGCAACCGTGTGATCCGGGCCTTCGTCCGGGACGAGTACGAGCAGCAGCGCTTCCGGAAGGCCAACACCGACCTCACCGACTTCGCGCTGGGCACCGGCAACCTGCTCGCGCTGATGTTCCCGATCGTCATGACGGTGGTGAACCTGTCGTCGATCGCCGTGGTGTGGTTCGGTGCGCACCGGATCGACAGCGGCGGGATGCAGATCGGCGACCTGACCGCGTTCCTGGCCTATCTGATGCAGATCGTCATGTCCGTGATGATGGCCACCTTCATGTTCATGATGGTGCCGCGCGCGGAGGTGTGTGCCGAGCGCGTCCAGGAGGTGCTGGACACCTCCTCCAGCGTCGTGCCGCCGTCGGCGCCGGTGCGGGAGCTGCGCCGGCACGGGCATCTGGAGATCCGCGGGGCGGGCTTCCGCTATCCGGGTGCCGAGGAGCCGGTGCTGCGGGCGGTGGATCTCGTGGCCCGTCCCGGTGAGACGACGGCCGTCATCGGCTCGACCGGCAGCGGCAAGTCCACGCTGCTCGGGCTGGTGCCGCGGCTGTTCGACGCGACCGAGGGGCAGGTACTCGTCGACGGGGTCGAGGTCGCGGAGATCGAGCCCAAGCTGCTCGCGAGGACCGTCGGGCTGGTGCCGCAGAAGCCGTACCTGTTCGCGGGGACCGTGGCGACCAACCTGCGCTACGGCAATCCGGACGCCACCGACGAGGAGCTGTGGCACGCGCTGGAGGTGGCGCAGGCCAAGGACTTCGTCGACGGCCTGGAGAGCGGGCTCGACGCGCCGATCGCGCAGGGCGGGACGAACGTCTCCGGCGGGCAGCGGCAGCGGCTGGCGATCGCCCGGACGCTGGTGCAACGGCCCGAGATCTACCTCTTCGACGACTCCTTCTCCGCGCTCGACTACGCCACGGACGCCGCCCTGCGGGCCGCGCTCTCGCGGGAGACCGCCGAGGCGACGGTGGTGATCGTCGCCCAGCGGGTGGCGACCATCCGGGACGCCGACCGGATCGTCGTCCTCGACGAGGGCCGGGTCGTCGGCACCGGGCGGCACCACGAGCTGATGGCGGACAACGAGACCTACCGGGAGATCGTGCTCTCCCAGCTCACGGAAGCGGAGGCTGCCTGATGGCGGGGCCCATGGGGCGGATGATGGCCGGGGGCGGCCCCGACCAGCGCTCGCTGGACTTCAAGGGATCCGGCAAACGGCTCGTCGCGCGGTTCCGCCCGGAGCGCGCGACCATCTACGTGCTGCTGCTGTGCGTGGTGCTCAGCGTCGGCCTCAACGTCGTCGGGCCGAAGATCCTCGGCAAGGCGACCGACCTGGTCTTCGCGGGCATCGTCGGACGGGGCATGCCGGAGGGGGCGAGCAAGGAGCAGGTCCTCGACTCGATGCGGCAGCGCGGGGACGGGGACGTCGCCGACATGCTGCGCAGCACCGACTTCACCCCCGGCGCGGGCATCGACTTCACGGCCGTCGGGCATGTGCTGCTGCTCGCGCTGGGAGTGTTCACGGTGGCCGGGCTGCTGATGGCGGTGGCGACGCGGCTGGTGAACCGGGCCGTGAACCGGACCATGTTCCGGATGCGCGAGGACGTCCAGACGAAGCTGTCGCGGCTGCCGCTGTCGTACTTCGACAAGCGCCAGCGCGGTGAGGTGCTGTCCCGGGCGACGAACGACATCGACAACATCGGGCAGACGCTCCAGCAGTCGATGGGGCAGCTCATCAACTCGGTGCTGACCATCATCGGCGTGCTCGCGATGATGTTCTACGTCTCGTGGATCCTGGCGCTGGTCGCGCTGGTGACCGTGCCGCTGTCGTTCGTCGTGGCCACACGGGTGGGCAAGCGGTCGCAGCCGCACTTCGTGCAGCAGTGGCGCTCCACGGGGCAGTTGAACGCGCACATCGAGGAGATGTACACCGGGCACGCCCTGGTGAAGGTGTTCGGGCGGCAGGAGGAGTCGGCGCGGCAGTTCGCCGAGCAGAACGACGCGCTGTACGAGGCGGGGTTCAAGGCGCAGTTCAACAGCGGGGTCATGCAGCCGCTGATGATGTTCGTGTCGAACCTCAACTACGTGCTGGTCGCGGTGGTGGGCGGGCTCCGGGTCGCCTCGGGCTCGCTGTCGATCGGCGACGTGCAGGCCTTCATCCAGTACTCGCGGCAGTTCTCCATGCCGCTGACGCAGGTCGCCTCCATGGCGAACCTGGTGCAGTCGGGTGTCGCCTCCGCGGAGCGGGTCTTCGAGCTGCTCGACGCGGAGGAGCAGGGTGCCGACCCGGTGCCGGGCGTGCGGCCGGAGGAGCTGCGCGGGCAGGTGGCGCTGGAGCACGTGTCGTTCCGCTACGACCCCGACAAGCCGCTCATCGAGGACCTGTCGCTGAAGGTCGAGCCGGGGCACACGGTCGCCATCGTCGGCCCGACCGGCGCCGGCAAGACGACCCTGGTGAACCTGCTGATGCGGTTCTACGACGTTACCGGCGGGCGCATCACCCTCGACGGGGTCGACATCGCGCGGATGTCCCGGGACGAACTGCGCGCCGGGATCGGCATGGTGCTCCAGGACACCTGGCTGTTCGGCGGCACGATCGCGGAGAACATCGCGTACGGCGCGTCCCGGGAAGTCACCCGCGGGGAGATCGAGGAGGCGGCCCGGGCGGCGCACGCGGACCGGTTCGTCCGGACGCTGCCGGACGGGTACGACACCGTGATCGACGACGAGGGGACGGGGGTCAGCGCGGGTGAGAAGCAGCTGATCACCATCGCCCGGGCGTTCCTGTCCGACCCGGTGATCCTGGTGCTGGACGAGGCGACCAGCTCGGTCGACACGCGTACCGAGGTGCTCATTCAGAAGGCCATGGCGAAACTCGCCCACGGGCGTACGTCGTTCGTCATCGCCCACCGGTTGTCGACGATCCGGGACGCGGACGCGATCCTCGTCATGGAGAACGGGTCGATCGTCGAGCAGGGCACGCACGAGGAGCTGCTCGCGGCGGGCGGTGCGTATGCGCGGCTGTACAAGGCGCAGTTCGCGCAGGCCGTGGCCGAGGTGGACTGAGTCGCGCCCGGGGGTGCCGAGTGGGGCCGTGGGGCGGCTGCGGGCCCGGTGGGGGATGCTCGCGCCCACGCGGCGGAGCCGCACACGGGCACAGCCCCGCGCCCCTTGGGGACGTGAAGCTGACGCCCCTTCAGGGGCGCGGGGAACTGCGCGATCCGCCCCCACCGGCCCGCGGACGGCGTCAGTCCAGGTAGCCCCTGAGCTGGTCCGCGAAAGCGTGGTCCCGCAGCTTGTTGAGGGTCTTGGACTCGATCTGCCGTATCCGTTCCCGCGTCACGCCGAAGATGCGGCCGATCTCCTCCAGCGTGCGGGGGCGGCCGTCCGCCAGCCCGTAGCGGAGTTGCACCACCTTCCGCTCCCGCTCCCGCTCCCCCAGCGTCGACAGGACCGCCTCCAGATGCTCCCTGAGCAGCAGGAACGCCGCCGACTCCACCGGAGAGGCCGCGTCGCCGTCCTCGATGAGGTCGCCGAGGGCGACGTCGTCCTCCTCGCCGACGGGCGCGTGCAGCGACACCGGCTCCTGGGCGAGGCGCAGGACCTCGCTGACCCGCTCCGGCGCGAGGTCCAGGTGGGCCGCGACCTCCTCCGGGGTCGGCTCGTAGCCCCGCTCCTGGAGCATGCGCCGCTGGACGCGGACGACCCGGTTGATGAGCTCCACGACATGGACCGGGACCCGTATCGTGCGGGCCTGGTCGGCCAGGGCACGGGACATGGCCTGGCGGATCCACCACGTGGCGTACGTGGAGAACTTGTAGCCGCGGGCGTAGTCGAACTTCTCGACGGCCCTGATGAGGCCGAGGTTGCCCTCCTGGACGAGGTCGAGCATGGTCAGGCCGCGGCCGACGTAGCGCTTGGCGACCGAGACGACCAGGCGCAGGTTCGCCTCGATCAGGCGGCGTTTGGCCATGCGGCCCATGACGACGAGCCGGTCCAGGTCCAGGGCGAGCTGGCTGTCCAGGTCGGGGGTGAGCCGCAGCTTCTCCTCGGCGAACAGGCCGGCCTCGACACGGCGGGCGAGTTCGACCTCCTCCGCGGCCGTCAGCAGGGGGATGCGGCCGATCTCCCGCAGGTACTGGCGGAACAGGTCCGAGGAGGGGCTGCCGGTCTCGGTGCGCAGGCGCGGCGGTTCGACGGCTTCGGGCTCCTCGGCCGGCTCCACGGCACCGGCGGGCGGCTCCTCCGGCTCCGGTTCCGCCTCGGGGTGGTGCACGGCGCGGCTCTGCGCCGGGACCGCGGACAGGGCGTCGGCCTCCACGTCCGGATCGGTCCCGTCGGCGCCAGGGGCGGCACCGGCGCCGGTCTGGGTGAGGGTCTGGGTCTGCACGGGGGCGACCTCCAGGATGATCGCTGCCAGGGGGTACGGCAGCGGTACTTCGGGGGCGGAGTCGGCCTCGCCGCTTTCCGTCCCGTACGCGATGAGCGGAACCGCGGGGGTCTGGGACCCGTCGGTGACGGATCGGCCGCGCTCCGAGGACTCAGGCACCGCAACCCAGTGTGGGGTAAGACACATCGTCGCCACGAGGGGCGTGCGATGACTTTTTGCTTCCCGTCCGTGACCGCGCGGTCGCCCCTCGTGGGAAACCCGGATGCCTCATATGCCACCGGTCTGCGACGATCGTCCGATGTCCGCTTCCCTGTACGAGTCACATGTGACGGTCCGCTGCTCCGGCCCCGACGAGTCCGCCCGGCTGGGCCGGTGGGCGGCGGCGGGCGGGTTCAAGCTCACGCACATCGTGCTGGCCAGGGGCCGGATGCGCGACCAGCCGATGCTCACCCTGTCCGGTTCGCCGTCGTACGCCGGCGAATCGGCGCGCGTGCGGGACGTGGCCGCACGCTTGCGGGCGGACGGCTTCGATCCGGTGCGCGTGAAGATCGAGTCGTCGCCCTGGGCGCCGGAGGTGCCGCGCCGGCCCTGCGACGACGGGCGCTACTTCGAGCACCACGTGAAGCTGCGGCTCACCGCGGACACGGACCTGGCGGCTCTCGCGGCGCGCGTCCTGCCGCACGGCGCCCATCTGTCCTGGAACGCCCGGCGGGTGCACGGTCGGCACCACGAGCGGTTCGTGACCCAGCGCTGCCACGCGGTGGACGCCGACGGCGCGGGCCGGGCACTGGAGCGGCTGCTGGCCGAGCTGCGGGGCTGTGAAGTTCTCTCTGTGGAGCGGGAGTTCGTGCTCCACGACAGTGATGTATCGGTGGACGAGGGATGGCTGGAGGAGCCGGTGGGGGTAGGGGCATGACCGGGACGGCATGGGAGAGGTTCGGCTGGCTGAGTTCCGAGATCCCCCGGGAGCCGCTGGACGACGCCACCCGCCGGGTGGAACACCTGCCGAAGACGCTGCGTCCGGTGCCGGGGGACGACGTGGTGCAGCGGCCGGTCTTCGACCCGGCCCTCAAGCACCTCCAGAAGGCCTATCGCGCCACCGACCCGTGCTTCACCGACCCGGCGCGGGACGAGGCGTGGCGGGCGGCCCGCGGCCGGGCCCTGCACCTGGTACTGGCCGCGATCGCCGGCTCGCCATGGGTGGACGCACTGGTGCTGCGGGGCAGCGTGCTGATGTCGGCCTGGTTCGGGGAGGCCGCGCGCGAGCCCGGTGACCTGGACTTCGTCGTCGTTCCGCACACCTGGCGGATGGACGACGGCCGGACGGACCGGATGCTGACCGGGATCGCGGAGGCGGCGCAGGAACTGGCCGAGACGCGGGGGCCGGGGGTCGGGATCTCGGCACGCGGCGCGGTGGTCGAGGACATCTGGACCTACGACCGCGTGCCCGGCCGGCGCATGGTGCTCCCCTGGGGCGCGCCCGGCCTGCCCGGCGGCCACGTCCAGCTGGACTTCGTCTTCAACGAGCGGCTGCCCGAGGGACCCGAACTCGTCGAGCTGCCGGGCGGTGCGCTCGTCCAGGCCGCGACGCCGGAGCTGTCGCTGGCGTGGAAGCTGCTGTGGGTGATCAACGACGTGCACACCCAGGGCAAGGACCTGTACGACGCCGTCCTGCTGGCCGAGCGGTACCCGCTGCGTTACGAGCTGCTGCACGAGGTGTTCCGGCTGTCGGGCGAGTGGCCGTACCCGTACCGCGAGAAGATCCTCCTGGAGGACGTGGCGGAGGCGGTCGGCTACGTGGAGTGGGAGCACTTCGTCACCGAGTACCCGCGGTTCCGGTACGACGAGCGGACGTTCGCCGAGCGGCTGGTGCGCGCGGTGACGCCGACCTTCCAGGGGGCCGGGGCCTGACCCGTGTCAGAGCGCGGCGGCGCCGTGTACGCGCAGGGTCTGGTCGTACTGCTGGAGGACCCACAGCTCGTTCTGCACGGCGGCGAGCTCGGCCGGGTCGCCGTGGGTGCCGAGGCGGGTGAGCCGGCC contains these protein-coding regions:
- a CDS encoding ABC transporter permease, with product MTVTDERAPLATESERPVEPSRFSLRHPKSRIAWIRPSVWAPLLVMLAFLAVLWQWAAQELPYLLPPLPKIGSSLTTQFGYYVDNALVTVGEATGGLAIGFVAAFVLAVLTSELPLLRRAVMPMAVVLNVTPLVAIAPALVVAFGFGPLPKLIIAGLICFFPILINTAAGLGSVPLQVLQVYRTMDAGRFELLWHVRIPNALPFLFAALRIVFPLSIVGAVVAEMSASGSTRGLGTAISTASSMNQLPVVYASILVLAVMGVLLLLAVTLVERRVLHWHDSEHN
- a CDS encoding ABC transporter ATP-binding protein; the encoded protein is MTGTPALELRSVHRVYGFGPSATNALDDVDLTVPSGRFVSLIGPSGCGKSTLLRLAAGLERPDRGEVRVHGVPPAQACAAKMIGLVPQSPALLPWLSVLRNVTLPQKINKGSARRRERIAGLAEHEFVQSVQSTPSVPDMRELLVKAGLGEAMHKLPAEISGGMRQRAAIVRAFGLRPDVLVMDEPFSALDEFTRESLQDQLLDLWDELKTTVLFVTHSVSEAVRLSDTVVVMAPRPGRIVDVIDVDLPRPRGDRLFGERRFHEYEDLIRDRLRRAWRGEAA
- a CDS encoding PIN domain nuclease; translation: MITYLLDTSALWHLFRTPGALRPWEGHIAAGVFHLCEPTRAEFLYSATSPSHRDELAEELDALCLLSPVPKNAWRWVDTAQYKLTQRGQHRAAGAIDLLVCATAVHHGHTVLHVDNDFATVAGVLKEVQQRDVRA
- a CDS encoding type II toxin-antitoxin system VapB family antitoxin codes for the protein MSVTQIDLDDEALAEAMRLMGATTKKETVNAALRDYVARIKRLEAAEKLAARGSRGEFEQAAAAHDAEKRARREAFG
- a CDS encoding YtxH domain-containing protein; translated protein: MRYRLTFVAGVVLGYVLGTRAGRERYEQLKKSARQFAQNPAVRNTAETAAHQGREFAGKAYHVVSDKVGDRVPDSVADRVRHLRDRATHNGGEDDWGTTNT
- a CDS encoding xylulokinase, producing MGIVAGLDSSPDFTRIVVCDTDTGAVLRQGYAPHPVESPAGGGRPSDVDPQAWLLSLGEAAGGGLLEGVQAIGVSTQQNAVVPLDAQGNTVRPAMVGGDKRTQVAAADLVDALGGREAWAQAVGCVPQAAQPVTKLRWMARTEPENAQRTAILLQAHDWLVWQLLGRPVRRTTDRGGASGTGYWSAATGGYRTDLVELALGHQAMLPEVIGPAEAAGRTPEGLLISVGTGETMAAAFGLGIGLGDAVVSLGASGSVMAVHPEALVDGSGMITALADATGMHLPVVTTLNAVRTLRGAAELLGLPDLESLSDLAMKSTPGSHGLVLLPYLEGERTPNLPHTAGTLAGLRRESMKAEHLARAAFEGMLCGLADALDVLRGRGVEVRRVFLLGPAAELPAVQAAAPALFGTQVVVPQPADYAAIGAARQAAWALGASQGTLDVRNPPVWQGAVAQVLEPGDELAVGQAVRQQFVAVREQTHPGAL
- a CDS encoding ABC transporter ATP-binding protein, which encodes MLIRLLRTYLRPYQRPIALLVLLQFLQTCATLYLPTLNADIIDQGVVNGDTGYILGYGGLMIGISLVQVVCNIGAVYYGARTAAALGRDVRGAVFDRVQSFSAREVGHFGAPSLITRTTNDVQQVQMLALMTFTLLVSAPIMCVGGIVLALGLDVPLSGVLVAVVPVLGICVTLIVRRLRPLFRAMQERLDSVNRVLREQITGNRVIRAFVRDEYEQQRFRKANTDLTDFALGTGNLLALMFPIVMTVVNLSSIAVVWFGAHRIDSGGMQIGDLTAFLAYLMQIVMSVMMATFMFMMVPRAEVCAERVQEVLDTSSSVVPPSAPVRELRRHGHLEIRGAGFRYPGAEEPVLRAVDLVARPGETTAVIGSTGSGKSTLLGLVPRLFDATEGQVLVDGVEVAEIEPKLLARTVGLVPQKPYLFAGTVATNLRYGNPDATDEELWHALEVAQAKDFVDGLESGLDAPIAQGGTNVSGGQRQRLAIARTLVQRPEIYLFDDSFSALDYATDAALRAALSRETAEATVVIVAQRVATIRDADRIVVLDEGRVVGTGRHHELMADNETYREIVLSQLTEAEAA